A single Rhopalosiphum padi isolate XX-2018 chromosome 4, ASM2088224v1, whole genome shotgun sequence DNA region contains:
- the LOC132930058 gene encoding polycomb group RING finger protein 3: MEKLIKLKTLNCHITCKICRGYLVDATTVTECLHTFCKSCLVKHLEENNSCPTCQIVIHQSHPLQYISFDRTMQDIVFKLVPGLQLDEIKREREFYRIRGLPYPKEVPAGTEIDDDKTAQDQAAADSDYHRTDEQVNIGLECVASHLKSLKKKFLRVSSQATITHLKKFIAVKVLDGSDKYRDIDILCNDELLGKDHTLKFVYVTRWRFREPPLKTSV; encoded by the exons atggaaaaactgattaaattaaaaactcttAATTGTCATATAACGTGTAAAATATGTAGAGGATATTTAGTGGATGCAACAACAGTAACAGAATGCTTACATACAT tttgcaAAAGCTGTCTTGTGAAACATTTAGAAGAAAACAACAGTTGTCCTACTTGTCAAATTGTTATACACCAATCACATCCATTGCAGTATATAAGTTTTGATCGTACAATGCaggatattgtatttaaattagtgCCTGGGCTtcagttag ATGAAATTAAGCGTGAAAGAGAATTCTATAGAATCAGAGGTTTACCATACCCTAAAGAAGTCCCGGCTGGTACTGAAATTGATGATGATAAGACAGCACAAGATCAAGCTGCAGCAGATTCTGATTACCATAGAACAGATGAACAA GTAAATATCGGATTGGAATGTGTTGCATCTCACTTGAAATCGTTAAAGAAAAAGTTCCTAAGAGTGTCATCTCAGGCCACTATTACACATCTTAAGAAATTCATTGCTGTGAAAGTACTTGATGGATCAGATAAATACAGAGAC attGATATATTGTGTAATGATGAATTATTGGGAAAAGATCATACTcttaaatttgtatatgtaACAAGATGGCGATTCAGAGAACCTCCTTTAAAAACTTCAGTATAG